In the genome of Montipora foliosa isolate CH-2021 chromosome 3, ASM3666993v2, whole genome shotgun sequence, one region contains:
- the LOC137995802 gene encoding uncharacterized protein, translated as MSFDSFQALCRILSPFMAKRNTRFRAGVPIEKRVAIGLWRLGTGESYRSTSITFGVGKCTALNIVHDFIRALFHVREDYISFPTNGRELGNVMNKFELKYGLPQVAGVIDGSHVKIKAPQEDHEAYYNRKQCYSIVLQGVTDSECKFLDASAGYPGSVHDARIFRRSDLFRQISTRDIMGGTRVINNVNVRPYLIGDTAYPLRPYLMTAYHSRRLTPPQQRFNKVLTKLRVVVERAYGKLKMRWRCILKELEDDTQRVADITLACCILHNFCIIMGDDFDDSDEDESSDDDDDDGREHDDEGQEIRRALTEYLSQ; from the coding sequence ATGAGCTTCGATTCCTTTCAAGCCCTTTGTCGCATTCTGTCGCCATTTATGGCAAAAAGAAACACTCGCTTCCGTGCAGGGGTACCGATAGAGAAGCGTGTGGCAATTGGACTGTGGCGTCTAGGAACTGGAGAAAGTTATCGCTCTACATCTATTACGTTTGGTGTAGGAAAATGCACTGCGCTTAACATTGTTCACGATTTCATTCGTGCTCTGTTTCACGTCAGAGAAGATTACATCTCTTTTCCGACCAATGGAAGGGAATTAGGAAACGTAATgaacaaatttgaattaaaatatGGCTTACCTCAGGTCGCAGGCGTTATTGATGGGAGCCACGTAAAAATTAAAGCCCCTCAAGAGGATCATGAAGCATATTATAACCGAAAGCAATGTTATTCGATTGTTCTACAGGGAGTAACTGACTCAGAGTGCAAGTTTTTAGACGCTAGTGCGGGGTACCCTGGAAGTGTTCATGATGCGAGGATTTTTCGTCGAAGCGATCTTTTCAGGCAAATTTCTACACGTGATATAATGGGAGGGACTAGGGTCATCAACAATGTAAACGTAAGGCCGTATTTGATTGGGGACACTGCCTACCCCCTACGTCCTTACCTCATGACGGCCTACCACAGCAGACGCTTAACCCCACCCCAACAAAGGTTTAACAAGGTGCTGACAAAGCTACGGGTGGTTGTGGAAAGAGCTTACGGAAAATTGAAGATGCGTTGGCGATGCATTCTAAAGGAATTAGAGGATGACACTCAAAGAGTGGCAGATATCACACTAGCTTGCTGCATTTTACACAATTTCTGTATCATCATGGGAGACGATTTCGATGATTCTGATGAGGATGAAAGcagtgatgacgatgatgacgatggacGAGAACATGATGACGAAGGTCAGGAGATAAGACGAGCCCTCACAGAATACCTCTCACAGTAG